The proteins below come from a single Tachypleus tridentatus isolate NWPU-2018 chromosome 13, ASM421037v1, whole genome shotgun sequence genomic window:
- the LOC143238116 gene encoding uncharacterized protein LOC143238116, protein MTSHGTIKVERKAVKLNIRSKLSKEPYIRNMITKIAILCALVAAVHGGLYHGLAGGSSVSSRRQDDFGNYAFNYDIVDPLGATNGRWEAGDGYGNKRGAYSLTDIDGRARRVEYVADGAGFRAVVKTNEPGTAASAPAAAVVASSQPGVVAHGPAVVKTHVAAAPAYKAPVYAYGAPAYAAGFYGAPAYATGVYKAPVYAAGIYGAPAYGPGFYKYH, encoded by the exons ATGACGTCACACGGTACTATAAAAGTGGAAAGAAAAGCAGTGAAACTTAACATTCGATCTAAGTTGTCGAAGGAGCCATACATCAGAAACATGATCACCAAA ATTGCCATCCTCTGCGCTTTGGTAGCTGCAGTCCATGGTGGTTTGTACCACGGTTTGGCAGGTGGTTCTAGTGTCAGTTCTCGCCGTCAGgat GACTTTGGTAACTACGCCTTCAACTACGACATTGTTGACCCACTAGGAGCCACCAATGGCCGTTGGGAGGCTGGAGACGGATACGGAAACAAACGTGGAGCCTACAGTCTGACTGACATCGACGGTCGTGCCCGCAGAGTTGAGTACGTTGCTGATGGTGCCGGTTTCCGTGCTGTGGTCAAAACCAACGAACCAGGAACAGCCGCTAGTGCTCCAGCTGCAGCCGTTGTGGCCTCCAGCCAACCTGGAGTTGTTGCTCACGGACCTGCTGTAGTGAAGACTCATGTTGCTGCTGCTCCTGCATATAAAGCACCTGTCTATGCATATGGAGCCCCTGCATATGCTGCTGGATTCTATGGAGCCCCTGCCTACGCTACAGGAGTTTACAAAGCCCCTGTTTATGCCGCTGGTATCTATGGAGCCCCTGCCTACGGACCTGGATTCtacaaatatcattaa